From the Methanobacterium sp. CWC-01 genome, the window GGTTCTTTAATACCGGAAGAGGCGATCATGTCGTCGATACGCAGGATCATCTCGGCGGCTTCGGCGGCAGACTGGATAGCCTGTTTTTTCACTCGTTGTGGTTCCACCACGTTGGCTTCCTTCATGTCGGTGACATCGCCTTTGAAGACGTCCAGGCCCATGTGGTGGCTGTGTTCATGGGCAGCCCTCAGGTCCACGATGGCATCGATCTGGTCCAGTCCGGCGTTCTCGGCCAGGGTTCTGGGAACCACTTCCAGGGCATCGGCGAAGGCAGAAATGGCCAGCTGTTCCCTACCGCTGACCGTGTCTGCGTAGTCACGCAGGGCCTTAGATATAGCTATTTCAGGTGCTCCTCCTCCATAAACAACTTTTCCATCTTCCACGGTGGATGATACCACACCAATGGCATCCTCCACAGCTCTTTCCACCTCAGCAGCCACATGTTTGGTGCTGCCCCGGAGGATGATGGACACTGCCTTGGGGTCCGGACACTCTTCAATGAAGGTCAGGACTTCGTCGAAGATCTTCTTCTCATAGACCTTCCCAGCTTCTCCCAGGTCATCAGAGCTGAGATCTTCGATGTTGGTCACTAATCGAGCACCGGTTGCTTTCTCTAATCTTTCCATGTCAGATTTTCTAACCCTCTTCAAGGCCAGGATTCCCTCCCGGGCCAGGTAGTGCTGGGCCAGGTCATCTATTCCCTTCTGGCAGAATATAACGTTGGCTCCGCTTTCTATGACTTTATCCACCATGTCCCGGATCATCTGTTCCTCATTTTCCAGGAAGGCCTGCATCTGAGTGGGGTCGGTTAGTTTGATCTTGGCATCTGTTTCCAGGTCCTTAACTTCCAGTGGGTACTTTAAAAGAGCTATCCGTGCGTTTTCAATATTCTTGGGCATGGAGTTGTCGGCTCGTCCCTTGTCCAGCACCACTCCGTTAACGATTTCTGACTCGTTAATGGTGGCACCCTGGATACGCTGGATGTTAATGCTTTTCTTGTTAACTTCACCGTCTTCTTCCACCTGCTGCACGGCGCTAACTATGAGTTCAGCCAGGGGTTCACGGGCAGTTTCGGTACCTTTCCCAGTCATGGCGGTCATGGCCACTTGCAGGAGGGTTTCACGGTCAGAAGCGTCCATGGAAATTTCTTCTAATACTTCCAGAGCCTTGGCTGCTGCTCGACGGTATCCCATTACCAGAGTGGTGGGGTGTATTTCCAGATCCAGCAGTTCTTCGGCTTTCTGGAGTAGTTCACCGGCAATGATAACCGCGGTGGTGGTTCCATCCCCCACTTCGTCTTCCTGGGTTTTGGCTACTTCCACCAGCATCTTGGCAGCAGGGTGTTCGATGTCCATTTCCCGGAGGATGGTCACCCCGTCGTTGGTCACCACGATATCACCCATACCATCTACCAGCATCTTGTCCATTCCCTTAGGACCCAATGTGGTTCTGACAATTCCTGCCAGGGCTTTTCCTGCCATTATGTTCATTCTTTGAGCGTCTCGTCCCAAAAGTCTTGATGTACCTTCAGGTAGTATTATAATCTGTTGGCCTTGTCCGCCTAACTGTGCCACAATATCATCTCCATTTTTCTTACAGTAATTTAGGGGTGGGTTAGAGGTTATATAAATACTTTCCTCATGGAGTAGAGTGCCGGTTACACCGTCCTAAGGTTACACCAGCATGAATCTACTATTCCACCCGGTAGTTAAACTCCCAGAGATACTTGCCTGATGTTTCCAGTCCCTCCAGGTGTTCCATCTCATGGGAGACACCGTAAGCCGCGGATCCCTCAAAGAATAATGGTCCTTCCATACGTTTAAGCACAATCTCCATGGAACCCGGATTCAGCTCGGCTAGGATAATATCGTCCGCCTGTAGTTCCACACGGTAAGGTCTTTCCACCAGTTCCCGCTCCTTCTTGTTGCCGCATTTTTCCAGGCGCAGTATCCGGCCCTCAGTATCGGTTACCCTAGGATTTACCAGGAGGGTCACCCTCTCCAGGGTGTAGCCTTCCTTTTTATCTTCATGGTAGCGGGTTATCTTCTCTTTAACCGCTAATGCTTCCAGATCCCTGGTTTTGAAGCTCCAGTCCCCGCCGAATTTAAGGGAGAAAAGAACGGGGAGAAAGGCATCAGGCTGGATATTCAGGCTTCTGATGGCGTTTTCTTCCTTCAAGTTAAAGGAGAGTTGTTTTTTCAAGCGATCATACTCTGAATAATCCAATCTATCACCAGAAATAATATTTAATTTAAAAAATTAGAGGATGTTGGTATCCACTTCGTTAATTGTTCTGCGGGAAGTCCTGGATAGCGCTGTCCACCACCCGGATTATGGCCTGGTCCAGGTCATCCTCTTCTCGAATGGCCAGGGGTATGTTGTCACAGTAAACCACTTCCATACCGGCCTCCAAGGCATCCTTGGTAGCCACGTCCACAGCCGCTGCCTTAAGTTCGGTGAGCATCACTTCCGCTTCGTCTAGGTACTTTTCAATATCCTGCTGAAGCAGGGGACGGTTAGAAAGATGGGATGTGGTACCCACTACCTGGCATCCGTAAACATTTTCCAGGTGCTCTATTAGGACCTCCTTAATGGAATCCGGGGCGGTGGTGGCAAATAACACCTTCTTACCCTGCACCGATTCTAAAGGTTTGGGCCGGAACACGGTGGATATAACGATAGCCCCGGGATTCAGGTTATTTATGAAGGTTTCAATGGTTTTTACCTTGTGTTTACTGGCCAGGGGCTCTTCGCACATGGTGATAACCACCAGGTCGGCTTTCTTGATCCGGAATGGTCCGAAGAAGCGTTCAATATTTATGAGGGGCTGGTTGGCACCCACCAGCACTACGTGTTTATCAGTTTTAACCGGGGGTATGGCAGCTCCACTGCCCTCCATTATCACAAAATCAGCATCAACTTCGTTGGCCATCTGGGCTCCTCTTTTCATGTTGGTGATGAACACCTGGCCCAGCATACCCCCACCACACCTTCGGCAGCCGATGGTCAGTATTCTGCTCATGAGGGCGTCTTCCCAGTGGTCCGAGGCGGCGTGAACTCCCTTGTTGGACTGTTCCATTAAGAATTGGGGTGTGATCTCGATCTGATCTCCCCTGACAATCTCCGGCTCCTTCGGGCCTCCACGACCCATGGCCACTACACAGGGATTGTATTTTTCTTTATGAATTAAACGAGCTGCATAAGCGGAAACTGCAGTTTTTCCTATGCGTTTACCGGTGCCCAGGATTTTCAGGGAAGGTTTTTGCAGTAGGTCATGTTCATCCAGGGGCTGGAACTGGAAATCCGGTCCCTCATAGGGGATGCCCATCTCCAACACCAGTGAAGCAATTTTGAACCGTTTGGAATAGTCCACCACTGGTTCATCACTGAGATCCATGACCACATCCGGTTCATGATCCGTTAAACTTTGACTAATAAGATGATAGGGAATTTCATGAAAATTTTCATCATAATAAACAGGCACTCCCAATTTTTCTTCGATAGACGCCGGTGACGCATCCCGAAGCTTTTCTGTGCCTCCAATAAAAACAGCAGCAACCACTTCGTTATGTTCCAGGTTATCCAGGGTTTCTAAGGCATTTCTGGTTACCGGGAAATAATGCTCACCATCAATTAGGCATATCATCTTCCTTAGGCCATCCATAATTCCACACTCCCGTCAGGAGTCTTTACATCATGATTTTCTGGTATTTTTTCTCGTATTTTAGGGGATCCTCATTCTGGGAGCGGATAAGTTCCTTTCTGGATCGCTTAACCAGTTCCGATAGGCCGTTGGAGATGTTGGAAGAGTTCCCTCCATTATTGGCAGCCACCACATGAGAGATGGAGGCTGATAAAACAAAAATAGCATGTTTGTGTTCGGCCTTAGTGCGGTGTATGTGATGTGGACTTATATTCAAGGATAGATATTCCCCGCATTCATCCTTAACCTCATATTCGCTTTCGAGATTTTTTAAAACATATACCAGAAATTGATGTAGCTGTATTAGCTCGTCTTTGTACATATCTACCAGACACCTCTATTTAAAGCGTTTTTAGATTAATTTGGTATGCATTTATACCTTTGTAATACCAAATTGGTATTACCCTTATTTGTACTACCCTATATTACTACCACTCATGATTTAAAAAAAGTCCTCAGCGGGTAGTAACTTCAAACCAATATCCAATGATTATGCACACGGTATTCTATAATTATAGTATCATTACAAATAAATCTTTTGACCCTCAACATAAAAATCGAAGTAAAGATACCAACCACTCACCCATAGTACAATCCTTAAAAGGCTACACTCCGTGGTGAAAAAAAATGAAAATCATAAAATTAAAAGACCAGGCAGGAGATGAACTTCTGTATAGGGCCCAAATCGATTCAGAAAGCGTTATTAAACCCGTTCGGGAAATTATCAGTGACGTGCGGAAAAATGGGGATCAGAGTCTAAAGTATTATACCCAGAAGTTTGACGGAGTTTCCCTTAGGGATTTCCAGGTCAGCAGCCAGGAGATAGACACTGCCCTGGAAAGGATTGAACCCCCAGTTTCAGAGGCCCTGGAAAGTGCCGCCCAGAACATAACCAAATTTCACCAGGCACAGCTTCCTCCGGAATGGTCCATTAACGTTCAGGAAGGAATCACTGCGGGACAGATAATAAGGCCCCTGGAAAAGGTGGGCTGCTACATTCCTGGAGGCCGGGCAGTATATCCATCCACCATCCTCATGACCGTCATCCCAGCCCGGGTGGCTGGAGTAGAAAAGGTGATATGCTGCACTCCCCCAGACCAGAACGGTACGGTGAAGGATGTGGTCCTGGCTGCGGCTCACCTGGCCGGAGCCCACCAGATCTATAAGGTAGGAGGAGCTCAGGCCATCGCTGCCATGGCCTACGGCACCGAAACCATTCCCATGGTGGATAAAATCGTGGGCCCTGGAAACATCTACGTTACCGCCGCTAAGAAGGAGGTGTACGGAACGGTGGATATCGACTTCCCAGCCGGGCCATCGGAGGTGCTAATTCTGGCTGATGAAGGTGGAAACCCCGAGTACATTGCCCTGGATCTTTTAGCCCAGGCCGAACATGACCCGGAGGCTGCATCGGTACTGGTAACCACTTCCCCAGAACTGGCCGAGGAGGTCAGCCAACTGGTAAAGCAGGAACTGCCCCTCATGAAAAGACGAGAAATCATAGAGGAGTCACTAGCAAAATATGGGCACATATTTGTGGCCTCATCCATGGAAGAGGCGGTCCGGTTCACCAATCGCTACGCTCCGGAACACCTGATCATCATGACCAACGAACCGGAAAAAGAAATGAAAAATATCAACAATGCCGGTTCCATATTCCTGGGAGATTTAACCCCGGTGGCCGCAGGTGATTATGGATCCGGAACCAACCACGTGCTTCCCACCTCATTTTGTGCACGCATGTACTCTGGTTTATCCACCGAATCCTTCCTGAAAAAACCCACCGTCCAGAAAATCACTAAAGAAGGACTGGATAATCTAGAAAAAACGGTGGTGACCCTGGCCGAATATGAAGGATTATATGCCCACGCTGAATCTTTCAAAAGGAGAATATCCAGGGATTAAGGTGAAGAGTCAGTCAAAAAAAATCGCATATCATAATGTTAAATATTTTATTAAGGCACTTTTATAAGGCCGGAATTTAGAGATTTATAGTATTAACTACATGAGGATAATTTTTGATATTAGATCGAATGATTATTTGATAAAATAATAATTTGATAGAAATAAAATCCATTTAATAATACACATTTTACGTTAACGAGGTGAATTAGATTGACAGAATCATTAGGAGATTGGAGACGAACCCATTATTCACGACAAGTAAAGCCCGATATGAACAGTCAGAAAGTCACTCTTATGGGATGGATTCACGAAATCCGTGACCTGGGTGGAATAATATTCCTGCTGTTAAGGGACCGGGATGGTGTAACCCAGATAACCGCTCCCAGCAAGAAGGTTTCACCGAAACTCTTGGAAGAGATCAGAAAACTCAGGAAAGAATCAGTGGTGGCAGTTAAGGGCAGCGTTCAGGAATCCGGCAAGGCCCCGGGTGGTGTGGAGATAATCCCTGAAGAGATAAAACTACTAAACCAGTCCCAGCAACCCCTACCCCTGGATCCCACCGAAAAGGTACGGGCGGAGATAGACACTCGACTGGATTCTCGCTTCCTGGACTTGCGTAAACACAGTGTGAACTCCATATTCAAGATAAAAAGTAGAATGCTCCATTCCGTCCGGCTGTTTCTGGAAGAACAGGAATTTATTGAAATTAACACCCCCAAACTGGTGGCTTCTGCCACCGAGGGAGGTACCGAACTTTTCCCCATAACCTACTTTGAAAGGGAGGCCTTCCTGGGCCAGAGTCCCCAGCTTTACAAGCAGATGATGATGGCCACCAGTCTGGACAAGGTTTACGAGATCGCACCCATCTTCCGGGCCGAGGAACATGACACCCTCCGACACCTTAACGAGGCCATCTCCATCGACGTGGAAGTGGCCTTCGCTGACCAGGACGATGTGATGATCCTCCTGGAGGAAATGGTGGCCAACGCCATAAAGGACGTGAAGAAAAGCTGCAGTGAGGAGCTGGAGACCATTGGTGTGGAACTGGAAGTTCCCAAAACACCCTTCCCCCGTCTACAGTACTCGGATGTGGTGGACCTGGTTAACGCCCAGGGGGTTAACCTCCGTTACGGCGAAGACCTTTCTCGGGCTGCAGAAAAGGCCATGGGAGAAGTAATGGATGGCTACTACTTCATCAGTGGTTGGCCCAGTGAGATCAAGCCCTTCTACGTCATGCCCAACAGTGAAAACCCCGAGATCAGTCATGCCTTTGACTTAATGTACCGGGATCTGGAGATATCCTCGGGGGCCATGCGGGTGCATCTGCATGATCTACTGGTAGATCGTATAAAAAGCAAGGGACTTAACCCTGATTCCTTCAACCGCTACCTGGCTGCCTTCCAGTTCGGCATGCCACCCCACGCGGGTTGGGGTCTGGGCGCGGAAAGATTTACCATGTGCCTCACCAGTGCCAAAAATGTAAGGGAAACTGTTCTCTTCCCCCGGGATCGCCGCCGGTTAACACCTTGATCCCCATTTTTTTCTCTTTTTTTTTAGTTTTGAGCTTCCCCTAGAAAATTTTTTTATTCTCATGGACAGGATATCTATGGAAAGAATTCAAATGAAATCATACGACATCGCCGTGGTGGGAGGAGGCCCAGCAGGGTGTATGGCCGCCATTAAAGCCAGTGAAGCTGGTAAGAAGGTGGTGCTTCTGGAGAGAAACCCGGAAATTGGACGGAAAATTCTTTTAACCGGGAATGGGCGCTGCAATCTCACCAACAATTCCTCCCTCACGGGTTTAATTGACAGGTTCGGTAGAAGAGGATCCTTTTTTCGCTCCGCCTTTTCCAGTTTCACCATCACTGATCTGGTAAACTTCTTCCAAGAGTCCGGTCTGGAAGTGAAAGAGGAAGATGGAGGAAGAATCTTCCCCATAACCAACCGTTCACAATCGGTGATCGACGTACTGCGGGCCCAGTTGAAAAAACATAAAGTAACCATAATCTACAACTACCGGGTGAAGGAGTTAAGAAAAATGGATGGATACTTCCAGCTTTCCAACAAAACCGAGGATAAGAAGGATCACACCAATAAACAGCATTTTGGTCCTGACTCTGAACAATACATCTCTCCGGATGATGATCTAATCCAGGCCACCAGAGTTATCCTATCCACCGGCGGGGCCTCCTACCCCAAAACCGGATCCACCGGTGATGGCTATGGGCTGGCTCAGAAGTTGGGGCACAATATAACCCCCCTCAAACCAGGCTTAGTCCCCTTGAAGATTAAAGAAAATTGGGCTCTGTCCCTACAGGGAGTTGTGCTCAAAAAAGTGGGCCTTACCTTCCGACACGGGAAGCAGGGGAAGATAAAGGGAGAAGGCGATATCCTTTTCACCCACTTCGGTGTATCGGGACCCACCCTCCTGGATCTGAGCCAGGAGGTGGTGAAGATCCTGGACAAGGAAGCTGAAGTAAAGTTGTACCTGGATCTGATGCCCACTGTTCCCCGAGAACAATTGGAAGATATTCTGCTTTCTGATTTTAAGAAACATAGTAAAAGGGATCTGCAGAACTACCTTAGGAGTTATCTGCCCCTGGGTTTCATCAAGACCTTCATGGAGGTGGTGGATATTGATCCCCATAAGAAGTTGAACCAGGTTAATCGTAAGGAACGATTGAAACTTGCCGATAACATTAAAGGACTGAAAATCACAGTTAGTGGTCATCTACCATTATCTAGGGCTATGGTTACCTGTGGAGGTGTTTCTAAAAATGAAATTGACCCACAAACCATGGAATCTCGTCTGATCCCAGGCCTGTACCTGGCAGGGGAGATTATAGCAGGATGTGCCCCCAGTGGTGGCTACAATTTACAGCAGGCATTCTCTACCGGTTTTCTGGCCGGTGCTAGTGCTATTATCGATTGAAATAAATTAATTTAAAAATAGGAGGGGTTTTATAAATTATTTTCAGGATTTACCCTTCTTTTTGGCTTTAACGTATTTCTCAATGGCCCGGGTACCAAAGTAGAATCCGATTATAATGGCCATTAACACCGTGAAACTCTGGATCAGGATGGTCACTGGCTGGCCAGGAAGATACTGCACACCACCAAATACCAAGAGGGGCATCATGGCAAAGTAAACTGCTATGAAGGACACGCTTAGGGCCTTTCTCACTTCGCCGGTGTTGAGGGGTGCGGTGCCGGACATGTAGTTGACCACCACCACCATACCAAAGAAGGTCACCAATCCCAGGGATATAAAGAACCAGTAGATGGGAAGGCCCATCAGATATATTATAATGGGGATAATGACTAGATCCAGCATAATCAGCAGTGTGATCATTTTAAGGGCGTTTTTCCATTTTTTTTCATTGGAAATACGTATTTTCCGGACTAGGTTGTCCCTTTCCTTGGTGAGCTTGATTTTATCCTTATCCAACCATTCAACCTGTCTTTCCAGATCGTTTTTTAGGGTTTCTATCTTGTTCAGCTTCTCCAGGTCCAGCTCCTGGATCTGGTGTTCCAGATCCATTTTTTGGCGTTGAAGTTCATTAACTTGTCTTTCCAGTTGTTCTCTTTCCTGTTCAATCATGGCCAAGCCCCCTGGAAATAATAAAAACTAAATCTAACTATGTCCAGACTATTATTTAAGTTTATAAGTGTGGCGGATGAAAATTCTGGTATAGAGATTCTTTAACGAAAAAACATGACTCCCCTGGTAGGATAAACCGACTCCACTACCCCCAGAAAACTTCCAGAAATCCCCCCACCATCTGGTGATCAGATATGATCAATGTTGTATACAATATTAAAATTTATAGGGAAGTTCTAAGAGATACAATTAAACAGGATGATCTAGTGGTGGAGTTAGGGTGCCACCTTGGCAATTCAACCAAAATTATGGCGGAATTAGCCCCGGAAGGTAGGATTATTGCACTGGACAAATCTGAGGAAGCAGCCCAGTCTATGAATGATCTTACCAGTTCCTATGCTAATATAAAGTTCTTAAAGGCAGATGTACGACTACATGAGACTCTGGAAAAAGTCGCCAAAAGGTTAAAAGAACAGGGTGGTTGTGACGTGTTATCCATTGACTTGGGTGGTGGTCACTATCCCGATACCACCTTCAAGGTGTTCTTCATCTGGTCATCAACTTTAAGACCCAGGGAAACCATAATTAGAAATAGAGGACTTTTAGATTTCCTGCACTCCTCAACAAGCTCTGAAATAATTAAATCCCAGGAGGGCTGGTTGGAATCCTCTGGTGGGGATGGTGTTCCTCCCCGACTTAAAGAACTCCAACTGTGGTCCACCAACATTTAACTAAAGGAGGGTGTTTATGATCGGCAAGCGAATCAGGATCGAAAGAATATTGGATCGGAAAACGGGAAGATGTGTCATTGTTCCCATGGATCATGGGGTTTCCATTGGACCGGTACCAGGCATAATCGACATGGCCCACACCATTGACGAGGCAGCCAGTGGCGGTGCTAATGCAGTTATAATGCACAAAGGAATGGTTGGAAGCGGACACAGAGGATATGGAAGGGATATAGGTTTGATAATACATCTCTCAGCCAGTACTGGCCTTGGACCAGATCCGAACCATAAGGTGCTGGTGACCTCGGTGGAGAAGGCCATCCAGATGGGAGCCGACGCTGTCTCGGTTCATGTTAACGTGGGATCCGAGAAAGAACCCGAAATGCTCATGCAGCTGGGAAGCATTGCCGAGATCTGTGATGACTGGGGAATGCCCCTCATCGCCATGATGTACCCCCGCGGTAAGAAGATCGATAATGAACATGATGCTGAAGTGGTTAAACTCGCCTCCCGGGCGGGCGCAGAACTGGGAGCCGATATCATCAAGACCAATTATACCGGAGATCCGGACACCTTCCAGGAAGTCATTGAAGGCTGCCCCGTGCCCCTGGTAATAGCTGGAGGCCCCCGGGTGGAGACCGACCGGGAACTTCTGGAAATGGTTAAAAACTCCGTAGATGTGGGAGGCGCTGGAGTGGCCATCGGACGGAACATTTTCCAGGCCAAATCACCCCGGAAGACTACCCGGGCCATTGCCGAAATCGTCCATAACAATCTGGGAGTGGATGAGGCCCTGAAGATTCTGAAAGGGTAAAATAGGTGGAAAGTATCATGAAATTTGCTTGGATAATGGCTGAAGGAACCGAGTGGGACCAAAAGAAGACCCTCATCACTGCCGCTTTGGAGTCAGGTATTGACCACGTGGTGGACTTCACCGACGTGGATAGAATTCGTAAATTAGGGAACATAACCATCATATCAGATATGGAAGGATCAGACATCGTACTGGTGGGTCGCAACGGAGAAGGAGACAGCACCCTGTCCCTGCCCCAGAACCTTGCCGAATCCAAGGATCTGGCAGCCGTGCGCCATCTGAAGAAAAGGGGTAAATTAACCGCCGCTTATGTGGAAATCACCAGTAAAAAACATGAGGAACTGGCTTCTCTCTTGGGAAGAGAAGCCGACTACTTGATACTGCTGGGCCGGGACTGGAAGGTGATACCCCTGGAGAACATAATCGCCGACCTGCAGAAGGAAGATGTGCAGCTCATCGCCTCGGTTTCTGACTTTGAAGAGGCCAAGCTGGCCCTGGAAACTCTGGAATACGGTACCGATGGAATCATGCTCTCTCCCCGTGAAGTGGGAGAGATCAAGAAGGTGGCCGAGTTACTGGAAAAGATTGAATCCGAATCTTACTCTTTGAAAGTTGCCACTGTTACCCGGGTGGAGCCAGTGGGCAGTGGCGACCGGGTTTGTGTGGACACCTGCAGTATGATGTCCCTGGGTGAGGGTATGCTGGTGGGATCCTACAGTCAGGGACTTTTCCTGGTGCACAGCGAATCCCTGGA encodes:
- a CDS encoding 3-dehydroquinate synthase II; protein product: MKFAWIMAEGTEWDQKKTLITAALESGIDHVVDFTDVDRIRKLGNITIISDMEGSDIVLVGRNGEGDSTLSLPQNLAESKDLAAVRHLKKRGKLTAAYVEITSKKHEELASLLGREADYLILLGRDWKVIPLENIIADLQKEDVQLIASVSDFEEAKLALETLEYGTDGIMLSPREVGEIKKVAELLEKIESESYSLKVATVTRVEPVGSGDRVCVDTCSMMSLGEGMLVGSYSQGLFLVHSESLESEYVASRPFRVNAGPVHAYVMAPGNRTRYLSEIQTGDEILAVDKDGKTRNVIVGRVKIEKRPLMLVEAETEGVVLRTLLQNAETIRLVGEDGNPISVADLKIGHKIMVYLDESARHFGMAIEESIIEK
- a CDS encoding 2-amino-3,7-dideoxy-D-threo-hept-6-ulosonate synthase; the encoded protein is MIGKRIRIERILDRKTGRCVIVPMDHGVSIGPVPGIIDMAHTIDEAASGGANAVIMHKGMVGSGHRGYGRDIGLIIHLSASTGLGPDPNHKVLVTSVEKAIQMGADAVSVHVNVGSEKEPEMLMQLGSIAEICDDWGMPLIAMMYPRGKKIDNEHDAEVVKLASRAGAELGADIIKTNYTGDPDTFQEVIEGCPVPLVIAGGPRVETDRELLEMVKNSVDVGGAGVAIGRNIFQAKSPRKTTRAIAEIVHNNLGVDEALKILKG
- a CDS encoding NAD(P)/FAD-dependent oxidoreductase, with product MERIQMKSYDIAVVGGGPAGCMAAIKASEAGKKVVLLERNPEIGRKILLTGNGRCNLTNNSSLTGLIDRFGRRGSFFRSAFSSFTITDLVNFFQESGLEVKEEDGGRIFPITNRSQSVIDVLRAQLKKHKVTIIYNYRVKELRKMDGYFQLSNKTEDKKDHTNKQHFGPDSEQYISPDDDLIQATRVILSTGGASYPKTGSTGDGYGLAQKLGHNITPLKPGLVPLKIKENWALSLQGVVLKKVGLTFRHGKQGKIKGEGDILFTHFGVSGPTLLDLSQEVVKILDKEAEVKLYLDLMPTVPREQLEDILLSDFKKHSKRDLQNYLRSYLPLGFIKTFMEVVDIDPHKKLNQVNRKERLKLADNIKGLKITVSGHLPLSRAMVTCGGVSKNEIDPQTMESRLIPGLYLAGEIIAGCAPSGGYNLQQAFSTGFLAGASAIID
- a CDS encoding 2,3-diphosphoglycerate synthetase, whose amino-acid sequence is MDGLRKMICLIDGEHYFPVTRNALETLDNLEHNEVVAAVFIGGTEKLRDASPASIEEKLGVPVYYDENFHEIPYHLISQSLTDHEPDVVMDLSDEPVVDYSKRFKIASLVLEMGIPYEGPDFQFQPLDEHDLLQKPSLKILGTGKRIGKTAVSAYAARLIHKEKYNPCVVAMGRGGPKEPEIVRGDQIEITPQFLMEQSNKGVHAASDHWEDALMSRILTIGCRRCGGGMLGQVFITNMKRGAQMANEVDADFVIMEGSGAAIPPVKTDKHVVLVGANQPLINIERFFGPFRIKKADLVVITMCEEPLASKHKVKTIETFINNLNPGAIVISTVFRPKPLESVQGKKVLFATTAPDSIKEVLIEHLENVYGCQVVGTTSHLSNRPLLQQDIEKYLDEAEVMLTELKAAAVDVATKDALEAGMEVVYCDNIPLAIREEDDLDQAIIRVVDSAIQDFPQNN
- the aspS gene encoding aspartate--tRNA(Asn) ligase gives rise to the protein MTESLGDWRRTHYSRQVKPDMNSQKVTLMGWIHEIRDLGGIIFLLLRDRDGVTQITAPSKKVSPKLLEEIRKLRKESVVAVKGSVQESGKAPGGVEIIPEEIKLLNQSQQPLPLDPTEKVRAEIDTRLDSRFLDLRKHSVNSIFKIKSRMLHSVRLFLEEQEFIEINTPKLVASATEGGTELFPITYFEREAFLGQSPQLYKQMMMATSLDKVYEIAPIFRAEEHDTLRHLNEAISIDVEVAFADQDDVMILLEEMVANAIKDVKKSCSEELETIGVELEVPKTPFPRLQYSDVVDLVNAQGVNLRYGEDLSRAAEKAMGEVMDGYYFISGWPSEIKPFYVMPNSENPEISHAFDLMYRDLEISSGAMRVHLHDLLVDRIKSKGLNPDSFNRYLAAFQFGMPPHAGWGLGAERFTMCLTSAKNVRETVLFPRDRRRLTP
- a CDS encoding class I SAM-dependent methyltransferase, whose product is MINVVYNIKIYREVLRDTIKQDDLVVELGCHLGNSTKIMAELAPEGRIIALDKSEEAAQSMNDLTSSYANIKFLKADVRLHETLEKVAKRLKEQGGCDVLSIDLGGGHYPDTTFKVFFIWSSTLRPRETIIRNRGLLDFLHSSTSSEIIKSQEGWLESSGGDGVPPRLKELQLWSTNI
- the hisD gene encoding histidinol dehydrogenase codes for the protein MKIIKLKDQAGDELLYRAQIDSESVIKPVREIISDVRKNGDQSLKYYTQKFDGVSLRDFQVSSQEIDTALERIEPPVSEALESAAQNITKFHQAQLPPEWSINVQEGITAGQIIRPLEKVGCYIPGGRAVYPSTILMTVIPARVAGVEKVICCTPPDQNGTVKDVVLAAAHLAGAHQIYKVGGAQAIAAMAYGTETIPMVDKIVGPGNIYVTAAKKEVYGTVDIDFPAGPSEVLILADEGGNPEYIALDLLAQAEHDPEAASVLVTTSPELAEEVSQLVKQELPLMKRREIIEESLAKYGHIFVASSMEEAVRFTNRYAPEHLIIMTNEPEKEMKNINNAGSIFLGDLTPVAAGDYGSGTNHVLPTSFCARMYSGLSTESFLKKPTVQKITKEGLDNLEKTVVTLAEYEGLYAHAESFKRRISRD
- a CDS encoding UPF0058 family protein; this encodes MYKDELIQLHQFLVYVLKNLESEYEVKDECGEYLSLNISPHHIHRTKAEHKHAIFVLSASISHVVAANNGGNSSNISNGLSELVKRSRKELIRSQNEDPLKYEKKYQKIMM
- the thsA gene encoding thermosome subunit alpha — translated: MAQLGGQGQQIIILPEGTSRLLGRDAQRMNIMAGKALAGIVRTTLGPKGMDKMLVDGMGDIVVTNDGVTILREMDIEHPAAKMLVEVAKTQEDEVGDGTTTAVIIAGELLQKAEELLDLEIHPTTLVMGYRRAAAKALEVLEEISMDASDRETLLQVAMTAMTGKGTETAREPLAELIVSAVQQVEEDGEVNKKSINIQRIQGATINESEIVNGVVLDKGRADNSMPKNIENARIALLKYPLEVKDLETDAKIKLTDPTQMQAFLENEEQMIRDMVDKVIESGANVIFCQKGIDDLAQHYLAREGILALKRVRKSDMERLEKATGARLVTNIEDLSSDDLGEAGKVYEKKIFDEVLTFIEECPDPKAVSIILRGSTKHVAAEVERAVEDAIGVVSSTVEDGKVVYGGGAPEIAISKALRDYADTVSGREQLAISAFADALEVVPRTLAENAGLDQIDAIVDLRAAHEHSHHMGLDVFKGDVTDMKEANVVEPQRVKKQAIQSAAEAAEMILRIDDMIASSGIKEPEGMEGMPPGMGGMGGMPPMM
- a CDS encoding RimK/LysX family protein; its protein translation is MDYSEYDRLKKQLSFNLKEENAIRSLNIQPDAFLPVLFSLKFGGDWSFKTRDLEALAVKEKITRYHEDKKEGYTLERVTLLVNPRVTDTEGRILRLEKCGNKKERELVERPYRVELQADDIILAELNPGSMEIVLKRMEGPLFFEGSAAYGVSHEMEHLEGLETSGKYLWEFNYRVE